In Candidatus Dormiibacterota bacterium, the genomic stretch AACAAAGGCATGCTCGCACAGCTCGACGAGCAAAAAAAAGCACAAGATAAGCGCGACGCCTTCGTACTCTCGGAGGCCAAAGAACTCGCCGACAAACTCGCACAGACGCAGCTTGCGGTGAAAGTCAAGGCCGGCGGTAACGGAAAGCTGTTCGGGTCTATCACGAATGCCGACGTCGCCGATGCCATCCATCACGCGCTTTCGATCGCCGTCGATAAACATAAGATCGAAATAAAGAGTGCGATCAAGGCGCTCGGTTCCTATCCGGTGGAGATCAAGCTCCACAAGAACGTCGTCGCGAAAGCGACGATCAGCGTCGTCGCGGCGTAAGCCGCCCCGAGAGAGGCCCGGCAATGGCGGGTAGCACGGATCATCAGGCCGCCGCTCGTCTTCGACGCAAACTCGGTGTCGAAGACGAGTTGACGCGCTACGTCGCGGCCCTCTACGACATGCTCGCCAACGTTCTCGGGCAAGACAAGCTCGTGCTGCGAGCCGGCAAAGTGAGCGCGCTCAAGCTGATGCGCTCCGCCAACCTTTCCGACCGGCTCTGCGCCCTGCAGCGACTCGTCTTTGAAGACCCCACCATCGAACGAGCGACCACGCGGGCGCAACAGCGTCGCGCGATTGCCGAAATCGAAGAAGCGATGGCCGACATCATCGCGCAGAAGAGCGTCGGCGATGCGATCGAGCGCAAGGTGAGCGAAAAGATGTCCGTGCGCCACCAAGAGTATCTCAAAGATCTCAAGCTCGAAGCGCTACGCGAAGACGGCGGCCCGGAAACGCCCGCGACGCAGGCCAAACTTGCAGCCCTCGAGGCGCTTTCGCAACGCAGCCTCGCGGCTTCCGCGCTTGCGAAACTGCGCCCCCAGTCGTTGCGCGAAATCGTCGGCCAAGAAGCCGCGATAAAAGCATTGCTGGCAAAAGTCGGCTCGCCCTACCCGCAACACGTCATTCTCTACGGCCCGCCCGGCGTCGGCAAGACGACGGTTGCGCGGTTGGCACTCGAGCTCGCCAAGGCTCGGCCGCACACCCAATTCGCAAAGGACGCGCCCTTTGTCGAGGTGAGCGGCACGACGCTGCGCTGGGACCCCCGCGAGACCACCAATCCGTTGTTGGGTAGCGTGCACGATCCCATCTATCAGGGAAGCCGCCGCGAGTTTGCGGACGCCGGGATTCCGGAACCAAAGCTCGGCCTGGTCACCAAAGCGCACGGCGGCGTACTGTTCATCGACGAAATCGGCGAACTCGACGTGCTGTTGCAGACGCGGCTGCTCAAAGTGCTCGAAGACAAGCGCGTGTTCTTCGAGTCGTCGTACTACGACGAACACGCCCCCAACGTCCCCGAGTACATCAAGCGGCTCTTTCGCGAAGGTGCCCCGGCCGATTTCGTGTTGATCGGCGCGACCACGCGCGATCCGGAGGATATCGACCCGGCGATTCGTTCGCGTTGCGCCGAAATCTACTTCCAACCGCTCACCCAGTCGCAAGTCGTCTCGATCGTCCAAGGGGCGATCAAGCGCTTGGGGGCGCGCGCCGCACGCGGCGTGCCGCAGTCGATCGCATCGTACACGATCGAAGGCCGCAAGGCGGTGCAAATCGTCGCCGACGCCTACGGGCAAGCCCTTTACCGCATCAATCCCAAGCAACGCGGCGGAAGCGTCACCATCGGCGAGGACGACGTCCGCGCCGTGGTGCAAACGAGTCGTTTGGTGCAACACACGCTCGTGAAAGCTCGCGCAAAACGCGAAGTCGGCAAGACGTTTGGTTTGGGCGTACTGCATTATTTGGGCAGCATCATCGAAATCGAAGCGG encodes the following:
- the rplI gene encoding 50S ribosomal protein L9, translated to MKVVLLSDVKALGKKGQVVEVAEGYARNFLLPRNLVAEANKGMLAQLDEQKKAQDKRDAFVLSEAKELADKLAQTQLAVKVKAGGNGKLFGSITNADVADAIHHALSIAVDKHKIEIKSAIKALGSYPVEIKLHKNVVAKATISVVAA
- the lonC gene encoding Lon family ATP-dependent protease translates to MAGSTDHQAAARLRRKLGVEDELTRYVAALYDMLANVLGQDKLVLRAGKVSALKLMRSANLSDRLCALQRLVFEDPTIERATTRAQQRRAIAEIEEAMADIIAQKSVGDAIERKVSEKMSVRHQEYLKDLKLEALREDGGPETPATQAKLAALEALSQRSLAASALAKLRPQSLREIVGQEAAIKALLAKVGSPYPQHVILYGPPGVGKTTVARLALELAKARPHTQFAKDAPFVEVSGTTLRWDPRETTNPLLGSVHDPIYQGSRREFADAGIPEPKLGLVTKAHGGVLFIDEIGELDVLLQTRLLKVLEDKRVFFESSYYDEHAPNVPEYIKRLFREGAPADFVLIGATTRDPEDIDPAIRSRCAEIYFQPLTQSQVVSIVQGAIKRLGARAARGVPQSIASYTIEGRKAVQIVADAYGQALYRINPKQRGGSVTIGEDDVRAVVQTSRLVQHTLVKARAKREVGKTFGLGVLHYLGSIIEIEAVAFPAKLPGKGTIRFNDTAGSMAKDSVFNATSVMRAFTGIDTTDFDVHVNIVGGGNIDGPSAGLAIFIALYSAITKTPLPQDVAITGELSIQGKVRAVGGVVEKLYAARQAGMRTMLVPKENAREIDTSLAGVDVVSIADVEQAMRELRIHKPSTRRSQGRTQGARRKSTRST